In Mixta intestinalis, the following are encoded in one genomic region:
- the wrbA gene encoding NAD(P)H:quinone oxidoreductase encodes MAKILVLYYSMYGHVETMAQAVAEGAGQVEGAEVVVKRVPETMDAGRFAQVGGKTDQAAPEATPDELPQYDAIIFGTPTRFGNMSGQMRTFLDRTGGLWASGALYGKLASVFTSTGTGGGQEQTITSTWTTLAHHGMVIVPIGYGTKELFDVSQVRGGTPYGASTYAGGDGSRQPSTEELNIARFQGQHVARLAVKLNG; translated from the coding sequence ATGGCGAAAATTCTGGTGCTCTATTACTCAATGTATGGACACGTTGAAACTATGGCACAAGCGGTAGCGGAAGGCGCAGGACAGGTAGAAGGTGCTGAAGTTGTGGTCAAACGCGTACCTGAAACTATGGATGCCGGGCGTTTCGCTCAGGTAGGCGGTAAAACTGACCAGGCCGCACCGGAGGCGACACCAGATGAGCTTCCACAGTATGACGCTATTATTTTCGGCACCCCAACCCGTTTCGGCAATATGTCCGGTCAGATGCGCACTTTCCTCGACCGCACCGGTGGGCTTTGGGCCTCTGGCGCGCTCTACGGCAAACTCGCCAGCGTTTTTACCTCCACCGGAACCGGCGGCGGGCAAGAACAGACCATCACCTCCACCTGGACGACACTGGCCCATCACGGCATGGTAATTGTACCTATTGGCTATGGCACAAAAGAACTGTTTGATGTCAGCCAGGTACGCGGTGGGACACCTTACGGCGCGTCCACCTATGCCGGTGGAGACGGCTCGCGTCAGCCCTCTACAGAAGAGCTGAATATCGCCCGCTTTCAGG